In Arachis stenosperma cultivar V10309 chromosome 1, arast.V10309.gnm1.PFL2, whole genome shotgun sequence, one DNA window encodes the following:
- the LOC130975435 gene encoding uncharacterized protein LOC130975435, which translates to MCSYSFIATSDQVHYHVRSISLPSRLHPLSNDIEIELKNFELLASSMNNADLLTRLVHLYNCVNEQIIGSSLSQKVLLHDQDQEKYLDKVLDMSLVFLDVCGSARELLQLAKEHAQELQSAMRRGKGQDCSSIKSQICDYFCFKKRAKREISKILKSLKKMENNHGFVNSKTHCLSNVSKVLRELSIVTILVLRRKDKNIIVDDGNYFCVLFFAVKDLFKT; encoded by the exons ATGTGTTCTTATTCTTTCATAGCAACTTCAGATCAAGTTCACTACCATGTTAGATCCATTAGCTTGCCTTCTAGATTACACCCTTTATCCAATGACATCGAAATCGAGCTCAAGAATTTCGAATTATTAGCATCTTCCATGAATAATGCAGATTTATTAACAAGGCTTGTGCATTTGTACAATTGTGTGAATGAACAAATCATTGGTTCTTCACTCTCCCAAAAGGTTCTTCTCCATGATCAAGATCAAGAAAAGTACTTAGATAAAGTACTCGATATGTCACTTGTTTTTCTTGATGTTTGTGGATCGGCAAGAGAATTGTTGCAACTCGCGAAAGAACACGCGCAAGAGCTTCAATCCGCGATGCGTCGCGGAAAGGGTCAAGATTGTTCCAGCATTAAGAGCCAAATCTGTGATTACTTCTGTTTCAAGAAAAGGGCAAAGAGGGAAATCTCTAAGATCCTTAAATCATTGAAGAAAATGGAAAATAATCATGGCTTTGTTAATAGTAAGACACATTGTTTATCAAATGTGTCTAAAGTTCTAAGAGAACTAAGCATTGTAACCATTTTGGTCTTGAGAAGA AAGGACAAAAACATTATTGTTGATGATGGAAACTACTTTTGTGTACTGTTTTTCGCTGTTAAGGATCTGTTCAAG ACAtga